The following DNA comes from Cellulophaga sp. HaHa_2_95.
CGGCTATAGCCAAATCAATTGCAATGGAAGGTGCTAATATGGTCGTCAACTATCACAGTAGTAAAGAAGATGCCGAAGAAGTGGCTCATTGGATTGAGGAAAACTCTAATTGTGGAAACGCCATAGTAGTTCAATGTGATGTAGGAAAGGAAGCTGATGTGAAAAACTTATTCAAGCAAGCCATATCAAAATTTGGTACGGTAGATATATGCGTAGCCAATTCTGGAATACAACAGGATTATGCTTTGCATGAAATGCCCTTAAGTGCTTGGCAACAGGTTATAGACACCAATTTAACCGGACAATTTTTATGTGCGAAAGAAGCACTTAATGAATTTATGAGACGCGGCATGCGCCCAGAAGTTTCTAATTCTCTTGGTAAAATCATCCATATAAGTTCTGTTCATGAAATTATTCCATGGGCAGGTCATGCCAATTACGCCACCACCAAAGGAGGCTTAAAAATGTTAATGGAAAGTATCTGTCAAGAATATGCTCCCAAAAAAGTACGTTGCAATTCTATCGCACCAGGAGCTATAAAGACAGATATTAACAAAGAAGTATGGGAAACTAAAGAAGGTTTAGAGAACATCTTAAAACTTATTCCCTATGACCGTATGGGACTACCAGAAGATATCGGGAGCGTTGCCAGTTGGTTGGCATCTGATGAATCTGAATACGTAAATGGCACTACTATTTTTGTAGACGGTGGAATGACCTGTTACCCAGGCTTTTCATCCAATGGATAATTTAAAAAAAAGGGAGAATTACACGTGTAATTTCTCCCTTTTCCAAACAGCTAACAATTATACTTATTAATTTTTATCCTTCTTCTCTTTCTTAGAGCTCTTATCGGCTTCTTGCTCTGCGTCTTCAAAAGTAATCTCATCATCTACAGTACCTTTAAATGCTTTGATCCAACCATTTTTTATAATATTGGTGAATGTGGGCCACACTTTTGACTTGACACTATTCAAATCGCCCTCCATAGGCACTTTCGTCGCCAAAGTATTATTCCCTTTATTCTTTAACACAAACTTAAAAAAGCCAACAAAGCCCTCCCAAAGGGTGTCAAAAAATTTGTCTTGTTCTTTACTAATAAGCTTTGAGTCCTTTAATAATGGTTTCACATATCCTTTCAGATAGCCATCCGCTATAGCTATTTCACTAAAAATATTGAAATTCCCAGAAGCAAAATCTATTCCCGCATAATGGTTAGTAAAATCATTTAATGCCGTGATAGAAGCATCTTCTAATGAAAAACCAATATCTACATCTGGAATGGGCTTTACTAAATTCA
Coding sequences within:
- a CDS encoding glucose 1-dehydrogenase gives rise to the protein MQKPNNRLENQTCIVSGSSSGIGAAIAKSIAMEGANMVVNYHSSKEDAEEVAHWIEENSNCGNAIVVQCDVGKEADVKNLFKQAISKFGTVDICVANSGIQQDYALHEMPLSAWQQVIDTNLTGQFLCAKEALNEFMRRGMRPEVSNSLGKIIHISSVHEIIPWAGHANYATTKGGLKMLMESICQEYAPKKVRCNSIAPGAIKTDINKEVWETKEGLENILKLIPYDRMGLPEDIGSVASWLASDESEYVNGTTIFVDGGMTCYPGFSSNG